Within the Cloacibacillus sp. genome, the region CATAAAATCATAGGGATATTATGGGGACTCTGTGCGTAAAATATGGTTTTCAAAAACGCGCGGCGCACAGCCGTAGATTGACAGCGCGAAGCCTTTCTCCTATGCTCTGTCGCGGAACCGTATCATGGATATGGTATTTTAAATGTCTGGGGGGATGATTCATGACGGCTCAGCTCGCATACCTTGGAATAGTTTTTTTCGTCATCGTCTTGCTGTTGGCCCTTCGCCGCCCCCTCTATCAGGCCATACTGGGCGGCCTTGCCGTCACGGTATTTCTCTACCATATCACGCCCGCCGCTATCATTTTGCGCACGATGAATGTATTTACGAACTGGGACCTCTTCTCAGTGCTCGTTTCGCTCTACCTGATAACATTCCTGCAAAGGATGCTTGAAGCGCGCGGACAAATCAAGCTTGCACAGCAGGACTTAAACGGGATATTTCACAACCGCCGCGTCAACGCCGCCGGCGCGCCGCTCTTCATAGGGCTGCTGCCATCCGCCGCGGCTATGATACTGTGCGGCGACATCGTCAAAGATTCTACGCAGGGGTATCTTGACCGTAAAGAGCAGGCCTTTGTAGCGAGCTGGTTCCGGCATATCCCGGAAAGCACGCTCCCCACCTACTCCGGCGTGCTCTTGATGTCGACGCTCTCCGGCGTGCCGCTGCCTAAATTCATGCTCGGCATGATAGTGCCGCTTGTCGTCCTCGTGCTGCTTGGATACTATCCATACATCGGCAGACTGCCAAAAGAAACGGGCGGCAGGCAAAGCGGCGGCCCTCTGCGCGAGACTCTTGCTCTGCTTCGGCATCTATGGTCGCTGCTCTTGATCCTGGCGTTGATATTGGTCGGCAAGTTTTCCGTCGTTCCAGCGGTGCTCGTCGTCCTTGTCGCGGCCGCGTTCGTCTATCGCTTCACAGCGGGGGATCTGCTCTCAATGGCGCGCCGTTCTTTTGAAATGAAGCTGCTTTTGAACACCTTTCTCGTGCTTGTGCTGAAAGAATTTATCGACCACACTGGCGTGCTGCAGGCGCTGCCCGAGACGCTTTCAACACTTCCGCTACAGCCCGCCCTCATCTTCGCGCTCATATTCTTCCTTGGAGGCATCATCAGCGGCAGCAACGGCATCATCGCGCTTGGCACGCCGCTTGCCTTCGCCGCCATCGACGGAGGCGTGCCGCTCATGGTGCTGCTCATGTGCATGTGCCATTCGGCGAGCCTCATCTCTCCCACGCACGTCTGTCTAGTCGTGGCGGCGGACTACTTCCACATAACGCTGGGCGAACTGGTGCGAAAAACGATCGTGCCATCGCTGCTCTTCTGCCTCTCCATGATCGCCTACTACCAACTGCTTATCCTCTTTTCATAAAAAAGGGCGGACGCAAAAGCGCCCGCCTGTATTTTTCCGCCGTAAAAAGGGCTGACCTCGTCAGCCTGCGAATTTTTTAATCGTCGAGTTCCCACTTGATGACTTCGCCGCTTTTTGCGTCGATTTCAAAGTCGTATTTTTTCATATTGTGGACGATCTCGCCCTCGTAGACCTGTATGCCGTTCTCATGGTCGAGATGAAATTTTGTTATCTCCTTCTCGGTTGCGCCAGGCACCCTTGAAAGCGCGATCTTCTTCGCCTTAGCGTCGCCGATCAGACCGGGCTGCGCCGCGTTCTGCGCGGGAGCCGCCTTTGCTTCACGCGAGAAGGAACGCACCGCGCCGGTCGTCGCGTCTATCTCATAGTCGTATTCCGCGCCGCCCGCGTAAAACTCCAGCTCATATTCCGAGTGTCCCAACTCCCTGTCGAGCTTCATCTTTGTGAACTGAGCCTGCTGCGCGGTGACTCCCGCGTGCTTCAGCGCGATCTCCTTCGCCTTTGCCTCGCCGATAAAGCTGGCCGCGTCCGCACAGACAGCGCCTATCCCAAGCGTCGCCGCAAAAGCAGCTGCCGCGATGATGCCTATAAACTTTTTCACGGTAATTCCTCCTTGATTTTTTGTAACGCCTCACATAAGGCTAGTATAAAAGAAACGCCAAGAAAAAACATTAAAAATTACCGATTTTTACAACCGTACCACAGTTAATTCCATCTGCCCGCATGAAGGTGCGAGCAATAGGGCTGCGAAAGAGAGGGCAAGAATATTGTCTTTGCTTTAAAGTTCTTAGTATAATCACCATGTGAGGTGAATTAGGATGATGCTTGAAGAAATTTTACATGGTGAATCAAAAAACATAGAATTTAAATCCGTGCTCCCACAAAAAAGTGAACGGTACGTGAAATCTATCATTGCCTTTGCCAACACCAGCGGAGGAAAACTTATTATTGGCATTGACGACGAGACAAGGGACGTAATCGGAGTTGATAAAGAATCCGTTTTTGAGATTATGGACAGCATCGCTAACGTTGTCTCGGATTGTTGCGAGCCACAAATTGTACCAGACATCACGTTTCAGACTATAGATGGAAAAAGCATCGTTGTAGTGGATATTTCTCCCGGCGCGAACCGTCCCTACTATTTGAAAAGTTCTGGGAAAGAGCGGGGAACTTATATTCGCCTTGGGAGTACCTCTCGGTTGGCTGAGGCTGTAAAAATCAAAGAATTAGAGATAGAAGGCGCAAAATGTTCTTGGGACGAACAGATTTGTGTCGGGTATACAGTTACACATGAAGCGGTGGAAGGATTGTGCAAAGACATCAAAGAACACATGCTCAATGCCGTTTCTTCCGAAGAAGAAAAAAGGATTATACCAGACGTAACAAAAGAGCAACTGTTAAACTGGAAAATCCTGAAGAAAACTGAAACTGAACTTCTTGCCACTAATGCTTTTGTATTGTTGACGAGCAATTACTTTAGGTTTGCCAAGGTGCAGTGCGCGTTGTTTAAAGGAACCGACAGGGATGTTTTTATTGATAAAAAAGAATGTTCAGGTCCTTTATATGAACAAATTGAGCTGGCCTATCAGTTTGTACTGCGTCATATCAATAGAGGA harbors:
- a CDS encoding DUF401 family protein, translated to MTAQLAYLGIVFFVIVLLLALRRPLYQAILGGLAVTVFLYHITPAAIILRTMNVFTNWDLFSVLVSLYLITFLQRMLEARGQIKLAQQDLNGIFHNRRVNAAGAPLFIGLLPSAAAMILCGDIVKDSTQGYLDRKEQAFVASWFRHIPESTLPTYSGVLLMSTLSGVPLPKFMLGMIVPLVVLVLLGYYPYIGRLPKETGGRQSGGPLRETLALLRHLWSLLLILALILVGKFSVVPAVLVVLVAAAFVYRFTAGDLLSMARRSFEMKLLLNTFLVLVLKEFIDHTGVLQALPETLSTLPLQPALIFALIFFLGGIISGSNGIIALGTPLAFAAIDGGVPLMVLLMCMCHSASLISPTHVCLVVAADYFHITLGELVRKTIVPSLLFCLSMIAYYQLLILFS
- a CDS encoding PepSY domain-containing protein, producing the protein MKKFIGIIAAAAFAATLGIGAVCADAASFIGEAKAKEIALKHAGVTAQQAQFTKMKLDRELGHSEYELEFYAGGAEYDYEIDATTGAVRSFSREAKAAPAQNAAQPGLIGDAKAKKIALSRVPGATEKEITKFHLDHENGIQVYEGEIVHNMKKYDFEIDAKSGEVIKWELDD
- a CDS encoding ATP-binding protein, which gives rise to MMLEEILHGESKNIEFKSVLPQKSERYVKSIIAFANTSGGKLIIGIDDETRDVIGVDKESVFEIMDSIANVVSDCCEPQIVPDITFQTIDGKSIVVVDISPGANRPYYLKSSGKERGTYIRLGSTSRLAEAVKIKELEIEGAKCSWDEQICVGYTVTHEAVEGLCKDIKEHMLNAVSSEEEKRIIPDVTKEQLLNWKILKKTETELLATNAFVLLTSNYFRFAKVQCALFKGTDRDVFIDKKECSGPLYEQIELAYQFVLRHINRGSEIEGLIRKDRYELPVAAIREMIVNAQCHRNFMDDSCVQVALYDDRLEITSPGMLYGGLTLEVAMSGRSKIRNRAVAEIFSRMELIEAWGTGIQRILKRAEEYGLPRPEFLEIGDTFRAVLYRKNYKKPIERADKKPIKKADKKPIKQERQDLVLAYVKNNGRISNKEAREILPLAESTTKRILRQMVEEGLLEEQGDKKSRVYMLD